One Scytonema millei VB511283 genomic window carries:
- the fmt gene encoding methionyl-tRNA formyltransferase, which translates to MKIIFFGTPEFAVPTLEKLLNHPEFDVVAVVTQPDKRRGRGNELTPSPVKSVATARQIPVWQPSRVKKDAETLNLLEQSGADFFVVAAYGQILSQQILDLPRLGCINVHGSILPKYRGAAPIQWCLYNGETETGITTMLMDAGMDTGAMLLKAYTPIHILDNAYELAVRLSTLGADLLIETLLQLASQEIEPIPQDNDEATYAPLIKKENYALDWSKTAIALHNQIRGFYPNCTATFRDRALKILATVPLDAAYTSQLSPDLQQLTHKFSNLSSDRSPGEIVQIVKGIGAIIQTGAGLLLLREVQPAGKRPQSGWDFVNGNRLTVGEVFL; encoded by the coding sequence ATGAAAATCATCTTCTTCGGTACTCCCGAATTTGCCGTTCCAACTCTAGAAAAGCTACTCAATCATCCAGAATTTGACGTGGTGGCGGTTGTCACTCAACCAGATAAACGTAGAGGGCGAGGCAATGAATTAACACCCTCACCAGTAAAAAGTGTGGCGACAGCACGACAAATACCGGTGTGGCAACCTTCAAGGGTGAAAAAGGATGCTGAAACTCTGAATTTACTAGAACAGTCTGGGGCAGATTTTTTTGTGGTTGCTGCCTACGGACAAATTCTTTCGCAGCAGATTCTCGATCTGCCACGCTTGGGTTGTATTAACGTGCATGGCTCGATTTTACCCAAATATCGCGGTGCTGCACCCATACAGTGGTGTTTGTATAACGGCGAGACGGAAACCGGAATTACGACAATGTTAATGGATGCGGGGATGGATACGGGGGCAATGCTACTGAAAGCATATACGCCGATTCATATCCTAGATAATGCCTACGAGTTAGCAGTCAGACTATCAACGTTGGGGGCAGATTTATTGATAGAAACGCTGTTGCAATTAGCAAGTCAGGAAATTGAACCCATTCCTCAAGATAATGACGAAGCAACCTACGCACCTTTGATTAAGAAAGAGAACTATGCCCTCGATTGGTCAAAAACTGCGATCGCCTTACACAATCAAATTAGGGGCTTCTATCCCAATTGCACGGCTACCTTTCGCGATCGCGCTCTCAAAATACTTGCTACTGTACCTCTCGATGCTGCCTATACGTCGCAGCTCTCACCAGACTTGCAGCAGTTAACACATAAATTTTCTAATTTGTCAAGCGATCGCAGTCCTGGGGAAATCGTCCAGATTGTTAAGGGCATAGGAGCTATCATTCAAACTGGTGCGGGTTTATTATTGTTACGAGAAGTCCAGCCAGCCGGAAAACGCCCTCAGTCAGGCTGGGATTTTGTCAACGGCAATCGCTTAACTGTGGGTGAGGTATTCTTGTAG
- a CDS encoding DUF937 domain-containing protein, with translation MGLFDQIVSAVGNSNQAGSAGQIGAIVNTIQQLSNNTGADPSTLQSVLSLVGGQVRSSLQQQRAVNGEAQARAIVNQYSGTEPSPQAVNTLFSSNQQQQLIQQIAQMTGMNLGSIQQMLPVLVPIVLNLLQSGNQTQNPQGGANPVLNAFLDADRDGDVDIADAMQMASRYLSR, from the coding sequence ATGGGACTCTTCGATCAAATCGTCAGTGCAGTCGGTAACTCTAACCAAGCTGGTAGCGCAGGTCAAATTGGTGCCATTGTCAACACGATCCAACAGCTCAGCAACAATACTGGTGCAGACCCTTCTACCCTACAATCAGTATTGTCATTAGTGGGCGGTCAGGTGCGCTCGTCTTTACAACAACAACGTGCTGTTAATGGCGAAGCACAAGCACGGGCGATCGTCAACCAATATAGCGGTACGGAACCCAGCCCTCAAGCTGTTAATACTCTGTTTTCTTCTAACCAACAGCAACAACTGATCCAACAAATTGCCCAGATGACAGGAATGAATTTGGGTTCGATCCAGCAGATGCTACCCGTACTCGTGCCAATAGTATTAAATTTGCTGCAATCTGGGAATCAGACTCAAAACCCCCAAGGCGGCGCTAATCCCGTCCTCAACGCTTTTCTAGATGCCGATCGCGATGGGGATGTGGATATAGCCGATGCAATGCAAATGGCAAGCCGCTATTTAAGCCGATGA
- the purH gene encoding bifunctional phosphoribosylaminoimidazolecarboxamide formyltransferase/IMP cyclohydrolase, with the protein MARLALLSVSDKTGLIDFARSLVEEFGFEIVSSGGTAQAIKAAGVPVTKVADYTGSPEILGGRVKTLHPRIHGGILARRDVPQDVTDLEANNIRPFDLVAVNLYPFEQTIAKPDVSLAEAVEQIDIGGPAMIRAAAKNFAHLTVLCEPAMYATYLQELRQQGEISFEFRAACAQKAFWHTSNYDRAIASFLGSQESVGAGLETRPYGSQEELPKRFTLIGEQVQALRYGENPHQPAAWYQTGTTATGWAAATKLQGKELSYNNLVDLEAARRIIAEFTDIPAATIIKHTNPCGTALGNTISEAYEKAFNADSVSAFGGIVALNRAIDAATATALTKTFLECVVAPECEPEAREILASKSKVRVLLLPELGTGAKETVKVIAGGFLVQASDDMVADPKQWQMVTEKQPTPAQLEELLFAWKVCKHVKSNAIVVTRDRATIGVGAGQMNRVGSVQIALEQAGEKAQGAVLASDGFFPFDDSVKTAAAAGITAIVQPGGSLRDADSVKAANELGIVMVLTGVRYFLH; encoded by the coding sequence ATGGCACGTTTGGCGCTGCTGAGTGTATCTGATAAAACAGGGCTGATCGATTTTGCCCGTAGTTTGGTAGAAGAATTTGGTTTTGAAATTGTGAGCAGCGGCGGAACGGCTCAAGCCATTAAAGCAGCAGGAGTACCAGTGACTAAAGTTGCAGATTACACTGGTTCGCCGGAAATTCTCGGTGGGCGCGTCAAAACTCTTCACCCTCGGATTCATGGTGGCATTTTAGCACGGCGGGATGTCCCGCAGGACGTGACAGATCTAGAGGCTAACAATATCCGCCCTTTCGATCTGGTGGCAGTCAATCTCTATCCCTTCGAGCAAACGATCGCCAAGCCTGACGTGAGTTTAGCAGAAGCAGTAGAACAAATCGATATTGGTGGTCCCGCGATGATTCGGGCAGCGGCTAAGAATTTTGCTCATTTAACCGTATTGTGCGAGCCAGCAATGTATGCAACATATTTGCAGGAATTACGCCAACAGGGGGAAATCTCATTTGAATTCCGCGCCGCCTGCGCCCAAAAAGCTTTTTGGCATACATCGAATTACGATCGCGCGATCGCTTCTTTTTTAGGGAGTCAGGAGTCGGTAGGGGCGGGTTTAGAAACCCGCCCGTACGGGAGTCAGGAAGAACTACCTAAAAGATTTACACTGATAGGAGAACAAGTTCAAGCTTTGCGCTATGGGGAGAATCCGCATCAGCCTGCGGCTTGGTATCAGACGGGAACGACAGCAACGGGTTGGGCGGCAGCGACTAAACTTCAAGGTAAGGAATTAAGTTATAACAATTTAGTCGATCTTGAAGCTGCAAGGCGAATCATTGCGGAATTTACCGATATCCCCGCAGCGACAATTATTAAACATACAAATCCTTGCGGTACGGCATTGGGAAATACAATTTCCGAAGCTTATGAAAAGGCTTTTAATGCTGATTCAGTTTCAGCTTTTGGGGGAATTGTTGCTTTAAATCGGGCGATTGATGCAGCTACGGCTACAGCTTTAACAAAAACATTTTTAGAATGCGTTGTTGCTCCAGAATGCGAACCAGAAGCACGGGAAATTCTGGCGAGTAAATCTAAAGTTAGGGTTTTGCTGTTACCAGAATTAGGCACGGGTGCAAAGGAAACAGTAAAAGTTATTGCTGGTGGTTTCTTAGTACAAGCATCTGACGATATGGTTGCCGATCCTAAGCAGTGGCAAATGGTGACAGAAAAACAACCAACTCCAGCCCAGTTAGAAGAATTACTATTTGCTTGGAAGGTGTGCAAGCACGTCAAATCAAATGCCATTGTCGTGACCCGCGATCGCGCTACCATTGGTGTAGGTGCGGGACAGATGAATCGTGTCGGTTCGGTACAAATTGCCTTAGAACAAGCTGGAGAAAAAGCTCAAGGTGCAGTACTGGCTAGCGATGGGTTTTTTCCTTTTGATGATTCAGTCAAGACAGCCGCCGCTGCTGGCATAACTGCGATCGTTCAACCAGGTGGAAGTCTTAGGGACGCAGATTCAGTTAAGGCAGCAAATGAATTGGGAATTGTGATGGTGTTGACAGGTGTAAGGTATTTTTTGCATTAA
- a CDS encoding DUF6464 family protein: MEPDLLTEVILTHPRQSLGKVMLDWTPQPGNYLDLEGKTYAVLERRHRYQLKAGRYRLNKIALYVQSAARPAEKSFVEGRWVIGDASCRFNAHSELIRCAVNPEGPCDRCRYYETHM; the protein is encoded by the coding sequence ATGGAACCAGATTTACTAACCGAGGTTATTCTGACGCATCCGCGTCAGTCCCTCGGCAAAGTTATGCTTGATTGGACTCCCCAACCAGGGAACTATTTAGATTTAGAAGGAAAAACCTACGCTGTTTTAGAACGCCGCCACCGCTATCAATTGAAAGCGGGGCGTTATCGTTTAAATAAGATTGCGCTTTACGTACAGTCAGCGGCGCGACCAGCAGAGAAAAGTTTTGTAGAGGGACGCTGGGTGATTGGCGATGCTAGCTGTCGCTTCAACGCCCATTCCGAGTTAATCCGTTGTGCGGTAAATCCAGAGGGACCTTGCGATCGCTGTCGCTATTATGAAACCCATATGTAG
- the clpB gene encoding ATP-dependent chaperone ClpB — protein sequence MQPTNPNQFTEKAWEAIAHTPDIAKAVPQQQIESEHLMKALLEQEGLATSIFNKVGVNVTKLRESLSERLRQRTEQFIQRQPKLSGSVSSVYLGRSLDTLLDRADAYRQEFADEYISIEHLLLAYAKDDRFGRSLFQEFGLDENKLKNTIKQVRGNQKVTDQNPEGKYEALEKYGRDLTEAARQGKLDPVIGRDDEIRRTIQILSRRTKNNPVLIGEPGVGKTAIAEGLAQRIVAGDVPQSLKDRKLIALDMGALIAGAKFRGEFEERLKAVLKEVTESRGNIVLFIDEIHTVVGAGATQGAMDAGNLLKPMLARGELRCIGATTLDEYRKYIEKDAALERRFQQVYVDQPSVEDTISILRGLKERYEVHHGVRISDSAVVAAATLSNRYISDRFLPDKAIDLVDEAAARLKMEITSKPEELDEIDRKILQLEMERLSLEKESDPASRERLGRLEKEVADLKEEQAALNAQWQSEKDVIDKIQSVKEEIDRVNVEIQQAERDYDLNKAAELKYGKLTDLHRQLQAAESQLTQTQTTGKSLLREEVTEADIAEVISKWTGIPISKLVETEKEKLLNLEDELHDRVIGQNEAVTAVADAIQRSRAGLADPNRPIASFIFLGPTGVGKTELAKALAAYLFDTEEALVRIDMSEYMEKHAVSRLIGAPPGYVGYDEGGQLTEAIRRRPYSVVLFDEIEKAHPDVFNVMLQILDDGRVTDAQGHTVDFKNTIVIMTSNIGSQYILDIAGDDSRYEEMRSRVMEAMRNSFRPEFLNRIDEIIIFHALQLQELRQIVKLQIQRLEQRLGDRKMSLRLSDAALDFLAEVGYDPVFGARPLKRAIQRELETQIAKSILRNEFNDGDTIFVDVENERLAFKRLPVEILTTQSN from the coding sequence ATGCAACCCACTAATCCCAATCAATTTACCGAAAAAGCCTGGGAAGCGATCGCCCATACCCCAGATATTGCTAAAGCCGTTCCCCAGCAGCAAATTGAAAGCGAACACTTAATGAAGGCGCTGCTGGAACAAGAAGGGCTGGCAACTAGTATTTTCAATAAAGTTGGCGTTAATGTCACGAAGTTACGCGAGTCTCTTTCAGAGAGGCTGCGCCAACGCACCGAGCAATTTATTCAACGTCAGCCTAAACTTTCTGGTAGCGTTAGCTCTGTCTATCTGGGACGCAGCCTCGATACCCTATTAGATAGAGCCGATGCTTACCGTCAGGAATTTGCTGACGAATACATTTCGATCGAGCATTTGTTGTTAGCCTACGCTAAGGACGATCGCTTCGGTAGGAGTTTATTTCAAGAGTTTGGGTTAGACGAAAACAAACTAAAAAATACGATAAAACAAGTGCGTGGAAATCAGAAAGTGACCGACCAAAACCCAGAAGGCAAATACGAAGCACTCGAAAAGTACGGACGCGACTTAACGGAAGCGGCTCGTCAAGGTAAGCTCGATCCCGTCATCGGACGAGATGATGAAATTCGCCGCACGATTCAGATTTTGTCTCGCCGTACCAAAAACAACCCCGTACTGATTGGCGAACCTGGTGTGGGTAAAACTGCGATCGCCGAAGGACTAGCGCAGCGGATTGTCGCTGGTGACGTACCCCAGTCGCTCAAAGACCGCAAGTTAATCGCCTTAGATATGGGAGCATTAATTGCCGGGGCAAAGTTTCGGGGTGAATTTGAAGAACGCTTGAAAGCGGTATTGAAAGAAGTTACCGAGTCTAGAGGTAATATCGTCCTATTTATCGACGAAATCCATACTGTTGTCGGTGCGGGTGCTACCCAAGGGGCGATGGATGCGGGAAACTTGCTCAAACCAATGCTAGCGCGGGGCGAACTGCGTTGTATTGGGGCGACGACTTTGGATGAATACCGCAAATATATTGAGAAAGATGCGGCGTTGGAACGGCGATTCCAACAAGTTTATGTCGATCAACCCAGCGTAGAAGATACAATTTCAATTCTGCGCGGTTTGAAAGAACGGTATGAAGTCCACCACGGGGTGAGAATTTCCGATTCTGCTGTGGTTGCAGCGGCTACTTTGTCAAATCGGTATATTAGCGATCGCTTTTTACCCGATAAAGCGATCGACTTGGTAGACGAGGCGGCGGCGCGGTTGAAGATGGAAATTACCTCGAAGCCGGAAGAATTAGACGAGATCGATCGCAAGATTTTGCAATTAGAAATGGAACGCTTATCTTTAGAAAAAGAAAGCGATCCGGCTTCGCGAGAAAGATTGGGACGGCTAGAAAAAGAAGTTGCCGATCTCAAGGAAGAACAAGCGGCGCTTAACGCTCAATGGCAGTCTGAAAAGGATGTGATCGATAAAATCCAGTCTGTCAAAGAAGAGATCGATCGCGTCAACGTCGAAATTCAGCAAGCAGAAAGAGATTACGATCTCAATAAAGCGGCAGAATTAAAATACGGCAAATTGACCGATTTGCATCGACAATTGCAAGCCGCTGAAAGTCAGTTAACCCAAACGCAAACAACAGGTAAATCGCTGCTACGGGAGGAAGTTACCGAAGCCGATATTGCCGAAGTTATTTCTAAGTGGACGGGTATTCCGATCAGTAAGTTAGTTGAAACTGAGAAAGAGAAACTACTCAACTTAGAAGACGAATTGCACGATCGCGTCATCGGGCAAAATGAAGCAGTGACAGCTGTAGCTGATGCGATTCAGCGATCGCGTGCTGGTTTAGCCGATCCGAATCGTCCGATTGCTAGTTTTATTTTCCTCGGTCCCACGGGCGTAGGCAAGACTGAACTCGCCAAGGCTTTAGCCGCATACCTATTCGACACCGAAGAGGCGTTGGTACGGATCGATATGTCGGAGTACATGGAGAAACACGCCGTATCACGTTTGATTGGTGCGCCTCCTGGTTACGTAGGTTATGACGAAGGGGGACAACTGACTGAAGCGATTCGCCGTCGTCCGTATTCTGTAGTGCTATTTGACGAAATCGAAAAAGCACACCCAGATGTCTTCAACGTCATGCTGCAAATTTTAGATGACGGTAGGGTGACAGATGCTCAAGGTCATACGGTGGATTTCAAGAATACCATTGTGATTATGACCAGCAACATCGGTTCGCAATACATTTTAGATATTGCCGGAGATGACTCGCGCTATGAAGAAATGCGCAGTCGAGTGATGGAAGCGATGCGCAATAGTTTCCGTCCAGAATTCCTCAACCGAATTGACGAGATTATTATTTTCCACGCCCTACAGCTACAGGAATTGCGGCAGATTGTCAAGTTACAAATTCAGCGATTGGAGCAAAGACTGGGCGATCGCAAGATGTCGTTGCGGCTTTCCGATGCTGCTTTAGATTTCTTGGCAGAGGTAGGTTACGATCCCGTGTTTGGTGCGCGTCCGTTAAAACGAGCAATTCAGCGCGAATTGGAAACGCAAATTGCTAAGTCAATTCTGCGGAATGAATTCAACGACGGCGACACGATCTTTGTCGATGTGGAAAACGAACGCCTTGCTTTTAAGCGTTTGCCCGTGGAGATCTTAACGACACAATCTAATTAG
- a CDS encoding sugar transferase: MTSTTVLHNQYDRDLRAPLFSQLGKRIGQRWRRLITLLLFDIGALMISWQVTASFDNPFYLLNGNQNGLLAIATIIAFQISLLASKELYQAGDKRRDYINIAKTLTLAHLLLLFTIFFFQSSTPISRQSFILSGVLSVALVCSFRYSIDITIENLRQQGFLRYPIYLISKLEDKTSAIKLLESERRYYFAGWADINNINEQEIVLKDLYRLKVSDVFIYSWKSINSQPLFYLKLKNAGINVYILPTRLQVVEQNIKLRFLGKIPTFELSSYLTTGSDFLIKRCFDFIFATALILILIPVYLLISLLIAIDSSGSIFYKQNRMGLHGKTFQIWKFRTMKTDAERSQKSIEFSHQWKDGALFQIENDPRITRIGKFLRRYSLDELPQLFNVVRGEMSLVGPRPVPNSDVEKFADRHFIRYQVLPGMTGLWQVSRSNSDDYEIDKVVSLDIKYMENWSLWLDIQILLKTIAVVLSHKGAY; the protein is encoded by the coding sequence ATGACATCTACTACTGTTTTACACAATCAGTACGACCGGGATTTACGCGCTCCACTATTTAGCCAACTCGGAAAGAGAATAGGTCAACGCTGGAGAAGACTGATTACATTATTGCTGTTCGATATTGGTGCTTTAATGATATCCTGGCAAGTGACAGCGAGTTTTGACAATCCTTTTTATTTACTTAATGGCAATCAAAATGGGTTACTCGCGATCGCCACAATTATTGCATTTCAAATTAGTTTATTAGCTTCAAAAGAGCTATATCAAGCAGGGGACAAGCGCCGAGATTATATTAATATTGCTAAAACTCTGACACTTGCCCATTTACTACTATTATTTACCATCTTCTTTTTTCAAAGCTCAACTCCTATTTCCCGCCAATCTTTTATCCTTTCTGGAGTTTTAAGTGTTGCTTTGGTCTGTAGCTTCAGATATAGTATAGATATCACCATTGAAAACTTACGTCAACAAGGTTTTCTTCGTTACCCTATATATTTAATCTCTAAGCTCGAAGATAAAACTTCAGCTATCAAGTTATTAGAAAGCGAACGAAGATATTATTTTGCCGGCTGGGCAGATATTAATAATATAAATGAACAAGAGATAGTACTAAAAGATCTTTACAGGTTAAAAGTATCTGACGTTTTTATCTACTCTTGGAAATCTATAAATTCTCAACCTCTTTTCTATCTTAAACTGAAAAATGCAGGAATTAATGTATATATTCTGCCTACAAGATTACAAGTTGTCGAGCAAAACATTAAGTTGAGATTTTTGGGTAAAATCCCTACTTTTGAACTCAGTTCTTACTTAACGACGGGTAGCGATTTTTTAATTAAAAGATGCTTTGACTTTATTTTCGCTACCGCACTTATTTTAATCTTAATCCCAGTTTATTTATTGATATCGTTGCTAATTGCCATAGATTCATCTGGCTCTATTTTTTATAAACAGAATCGTATGGGATTGCATGGCAAAACTTTCCAAATTTGGAAATTCAGAACAATGAAAACTGATGCCGAGCGATCGCAAAAGAGTATAGAGTTCAGTCATCAGTGGAAAGATGGTGCTTTGTTTCAAATAGAAAACGATCCGCGGATTACTCGTATAGGCAAATTTTTGAGGCGCTACAGCTTAGACGAGCTACCACAACTATTCAATGTCGTGCGCGGTGAGATGAGCCTAGTTGGACCGCGACCAGTCCCAAATTCAGATGTAGAGAAATTTGCCGATCGCCATTTTATCCGCTACCAAGTTTTACCTGGTATGACTGGTTTATGGCAAGTTAGTCGGTCTAATAGTGATGATTATGAAATCGATAAGGTCGTCAGTCTAGATATCAAGTATATGGAAAACTGGTCGCTGTGGTTAGATATCCAAATCCTACTCAAAACGATCGCGGTAGTGCTAAGTCACAAAGGTGCGTACTAA